ATTTTGAGATGGCCGAAATAAAGAGTTTAGAACTGGGTTTGCGAAGGTTTAGAGCTAAATGTGCTCTCACTTATCCTACTAGATATTTTTCTCCTTTGGAAGATGAAGCAGATTTAGTTGGGAATGCACTTGATCACCATAGTTCAGGATGTGTTCTTGAAGCTGCCTTTTTAACTGACAGCTACCTCTCTAGCAGTCCTAATAGTAGCTCAAGTATGGTCCCCGATTCGACATTTTACTATTTGCACACTTCCTTTCATTCCctcaaatacataaattaaaaaataagacaactcTGAACTTGGATTTCATGCATCCATGCTTCTAATAAATATG
This window of the Capsicum annuum cultivar UCD-10X-F1 unplaced genomic scaffold, UCD10Xv1.1 ctg72897, whole genome shotgun sequence genome carries:
- the LOC124894301 gene encoding uncharacterized protein LOC124894301 isoform X2 — translated: MKAPSLVARLMGLESMPTGLGSKPQKASASETWSNVADKLGARPGGSDKEDMDFEMAEIKSLELGLRRFRAKCALTYPTRYFSPLEDEADLVGNALDHHSSGCVLEAAFLTDSYLSSSPNSSSRQSAC